From a region of the Betta splendens chromosome 5, fBetSpl5.4, whole genome shotgun sequence genome:
- the LOC114855837 gene encoding protein B4, which yields MDSDPAVPSSSDDSVEDKPSKVKDVLRKLLPHPSTAVMVKEALTALDSRKGVATIAIHNFIKQKYPSVDMGRAKTLIRKALNKGLENGTIVRPANSSDGTGSKGRFRLAPTKKTKPKKENSDPNVDGAKDGAKDGAKDGAKDGAKDGAKDGAKDGAKDGAKDGAKDGAKDGAKEPKKAGSSKKKDSTKTEQEPKPPKKSKKSEESATKIAPAKKPKAKVAAAEKVEAGSIETQAKDVKEATKAKSKAAAAAAAAAAAAAAAPKEGKATKSKAVKTGSGTSKAAGRKQRKAAE from the exons ATGGACTCTGATCCGGCCGTTCCTTCCTCCAGCGACGACTCGGTGGAAGACAAACCATCCAAAG TTAAAGACGTGCTGCGTAAACTTCTACCTCATCCGTCCACGGCCGTTATGGTGAAGGAGGCGCTTACAGCATTGGACTCTCGCAAAGGGGTTGCAACTATAGCGATACATAACTTCATCAAACAAAAATACCCTTCAGTGGACATGGGAAGAGCGAAGACCTTGATCCGCAAAGCCCTGAACAAAGGACTAGAAAACGGAACCATCGTGCGTCCTGCAAATTCAAGTGACGGCACAGGCTCAAAGGGAAGATTTAGG CTTGCACCAACCAAAAAGACAAAGCCCAAAAAGGAGAACAGTGATCCTAATGTGGATGGAGCCAAGGATGGAGCCAAGGATGGAGCCAAGGATGGAGCCAAGGATGGAGCCAAGGATGGAGCCAAGGATGGAGCCAAGGATGGAGCCAAGGATGGAGCCAAGGATGGAGCCAAGGATGGAGCCAAGGATGGAGCCAAGGAACCCAAAAAAGCAG GTTCCTCAAAAAAGAAGGACTCCACAAAGACAGAACAG GAACCAAAGCCTCCTAAAAAGTCAAAGAAAAGTGAAGAGTCTGCTACGAAGATTGCGCCAGCAAAAAAGCCCAAAGCAAAAGTGGCTGCGGCAGAAAAAGTGGAGGCAGGTTCTATTGAAACTCAAGCTAAAGACGTGAAGGAGGCCACTAAGGCCAagtccaaagcagcagcagcagcagcagcagcagcagcagcagcagcagcagcacctaaGGAGGGGAAGGCAACCAAAAGCAAGGCTGTGAAAACAGGCAGTGGTACGTCGAAAGCAGCTGGGAGAAAACAGAGGAAGGCTGCAGAGTAA
- the LOC129604160 gene encoding uncharacterized protein LOC129604160: protein MSPNSNVFSISIRLPRPELTVTPPVITESDSVTVNCQTPSSVPVSQCHFTVMGHLRLGDSSCLQTVTGADLLDMTGQRSPAEVKLRCYYTVKLGERESASIYSQTSSITINPLHQPELTVTPLVITESDSVTLNCQTPSSVPVYQCLLYSVRDQTSRVVSCLQTLTGTELMKMTHQSSPAEIELTCYYSVEQRGTISVSSLSNSIIIQSK, encoded by the exons ATGTCTCCAAACAGTAATGTGTTCTCCATCAGCATACGAC TACCTCGGcctgagctgacagtgactccaccggtgatcacagagtcagactcagtcactgtgaactgtcagactccatcatctGTTCCTGTGTCTCAGTGTCACTTCACTGTGATGGGACATTTACGTCTTGGAGACTCATCTTGTCTTCAGACAGTGACAGGAGCTGATCTGTTGGACatgacaggtcagaggtcacctgcTGAGGTCAAACTAAGATGTTATTACACTGTGaagcttggagagagagagtctgcaTCCATATACAGTCAAACATCATCCATCACCATAAACC CTCTTCACCAGcctgagctgacagtgactccactggtgatcacagagtcagactcggtcacactgaactgtcagactccatcatctGTTCCTGTCTATCAGTGTTTGCTCTACTCAGTGAGGGATCAAACCTCCAGAGTCGTCTCTTGTCTtcagacactgacaggaacTGAGCTGATGAAAATGACTCATCAAAGTTCACCTGCTGAGATTGAACTTACATGTTATTACAGTGTAGAGCAAAGAGGAACTATATCTGTGTCTTCACTTAGTAACTCTATCATCATACAGAGTAAGTAG